One genomic window of Mercenaria mercenaria strain notata chromosome 2, MADL_Memer_1, whole genome shotgun sequence includes the following:
- the LOC123563810 gene encoding inactive rhomboid protein 1-like has protein sequence MDRQVSAPAGTGRYEKRLQHQQSRMSKIGRSVKHSVADFFGLGDEDCQKSSKWQNRHMRYYRGKVKDGYMTKTTDFDELDSSVRYIHDPLKAPGARYSAGAQYSRRTTPLSSTSTYTPSTRGGFPARRTRKDSVLKMTWKGMQTITGELGDSYAFQMPEHDQLSLVDDVFYDEPTAGIPEKQLAKIREETSADLAETAPLSRAAPMAGWRPGAQPKPAPGTPDPGLDMPDFGMRRIRQEIVHSVTERDKRHVGMGFVGRLFQRNYRPDRMNSYVKKQIDELDDHRPFFTYWVTFVQVVVFIVSVAVYGIAPIGSSETEYSEAILKPNLAYELTRYVEPDNLWIGPRQADLIHLGAKYSPCMRRDQGIEKGLNKDLDQERSSACCVRDDGSGCAQMVENRCANTLNTWHKWNSTNKGHGEWTSGTVCGQDPKYCRNPNSVVPFKWEDDITKWPLCTETKKPEEGERGDRHMSCKISGRPCCYGIQGECMITTREHCEFVRGYFHEDAFLCSQVACMKQICGMIPFAQDKYPDQFYRLWTSLFLHGGLFHLIITLGFQILIMRDTEKLTGSIRMAIIYIGAGIAGNLASCIFVPYHVEVGPAGSQFGILACLLVEVLQSWQMLERPGISLLKVAVPIVVLFMLGLLPWIDNWAHLSGFLFGFLLAFALLPYVSFGTYDRRRKLIGIILSLGGAIFLFVLLVVLFYVLPLYNCPGCQYFNCIPFTPDFCKNMEIDINRNSTYNNV, from the exons ATGGATCGTCAAGTAAGTGCCCCAGCTGGCACAGGTAGATACGAGAAAAGACTGCAGCATCAGCAATCTAGAATGAGCAAAATTGGCAG GTCAGTTAAGCATAGCGTTGCAGACTTTTTTGGACTTGGTGACGAGGACTGTCAAAAGTCTTCTAAATGGCAAAACCGTCACATGCGTTACTACCGTGGAAAGGTGAAGGATGGATATATGACTAAAACAACTGACTTTGATGAGCTTGACTCCTCAGTAAGATATATACATGACCCACTGAAAG CTCCTGGAGCCAGATACAGTGCTGGTGCCCAGTATTCTAGACGTACAACCCCACTTTCGAGCACAAGTACATACACTCCGAGTACCAGAGGTGGATTTCCTGCAAGAAGAACACGCAAAGACTCTGTTCTAAAAATGACCTGGAAAGGAATGCAGACTATAACT GGTGAACTTGGTGATAGCTATGCTTTT cagatgCCTGAACATGATCAGTTAAGTCTGGTAGATGATGTATTCTATGATGAGCCAACAGCTGGTATACCTGAGAAACAGTTAGCTAAAATACGAGAGGAAACAAGTGCAGATCTTGCTGAAACAGCGCCTCTCAG taGGGCAGCACCAATGGCTGGATGGAGACCTGGAGCACAACCCAAACCTGCCCCGGGCACACCAGATCCCGGCTTAGATATGCCAGACTTTGGTATGAGGAGAATTCGTCAGGAGATTGTCCATTCTGTTACTGAGAGAGACAAGAGACATGTTGGTATGGGCTTTGTTGGGCGTTTGTTCCAGAGAAATTACCGTCCAGATAGAATGAACTCATATGTGAAGAAGCAGATTGATGAGTTAGATGATCATAG gCCATTTTTCACGTACTGGGTGACGTTTGTACAAGTGGTGGTATTTATAGTGTCTGTGGCCGTGTATGGTATTGCACCCATTGGATCGTCTGAAACAGAATACTCGGAAGCT ATTTTGAAACCAAACTTGGCATATGAACTGACAAGATATGTAGAACCTGATAACTTGTGGATAGGACCTCGGCAg GCTGATTTGATACATCTTGGTGCCAAGTATTCCCCTTGTATGAGAAGAGATCAGGGTATAGAGAAAGGCTTGAACAAAGATTTAGACCAGGAAAGGTCCTCGGCTTGTTGTGTAAGAGATGATGGCTCAGGATGTGCTCAAATGGTTGAAAACAGATGTGCT aataCACTAAACACCTGGCATAAATGGAATTCAACAAACAAAGGTCATGGTGAATGGACATCAGGGACCGTGTGCGGACAGGATCCTAA ATACTGTAGAAATCCGAATTCTGTTGTACCATTCAAGTGGGAAGATGACATTACAAAGTGGCCT TTGTGCACAGAGACAAAGAAGCCAGAGGAAGGAGAACGAGGTGACCGTCACATGTCTTGTAAGATCTCTGGACGTCCTTGTTGCTACGGTATACAGGGAGAGTGTATGATTACAACACGAGAACATTGTGAATTTGTCAGAGGTTACTTCCACGAAGATGCCTTCCTTTGTTCTCAG GTAGCATGCATGAAGCAGATCTGTGGTATGATTCCTTTTGCTCAAGACAAATATCCCGACCAGTTCTACAGACTGTGGACATCTCTCTTCCTGCATGGAGG ATTATTCCATCTTATCATCACCTTAGGGTTCCAAATTTTGATCATGCGAGACACAGAGAAACTGACTGGTAGTATCAGAATGGCAATCATCTATATTGGTGCGGGTATAGCTGGTAACCTAGCCAGCTGTATCTTTGTACCTTATCATGTTGAG GTTGGACCGGCTGGCTCACAGTTTGGCATACTGGCTTGTCTACTAGTAGAAGTGTTACAGTCCTGGCAGATGTTGGAACGTCCTGGTATATCGCTTCTCAAAGTCGCCGTGCCGATAGTTGTCCTTTTCATGCTTGGCTTGCTGCCATGGATAGACAACTGGGCTCATCTCAGTGGATTCTTATTCGGCTTCCTGCTTGCATTTGCTTTACTACCATACGTATCATTTGGAACATACGACAGAAGGCGTAAACTTATAGGAATTATTTTGTCACTTGGCGGTGCCATATTCCTGTTCGTTCTTCTCGTTGTTTTATTTTACGTTCTCCCCCTTTACAACTGTCCAGGATGTCAATATTTCAACTGTATACCATTCACACCGGACTTCTGTAAAAATATGGAAATTGACATTAACCGAAATTCTACATATAATAATGTGTAA